One part of the Malus sylvestris chromosome 2, drMalSylv7.2, whole genome shotgun sequence genome encodes these proteins:
- the LOC126603391 gene encoding subtilisin-like protease SBT4.4 — MASVSETSTQNFHIVYLGSLPKDDVFSPLSHHIGILERVTESSSASNLLVRSYKRSFNGFAAKLTDRERERLAKMKEVVSVFPSTTYKLQTTRSWEFLGFNEKLKRNPTVESNVIVGVIDTGIWPESESFSDEGFGPAPKKWKGVCKGGKNFTCNNKIIGARFYVGSSARDEIGHGTHTASTVAGTPVKGVSFYGLAHGTATGGVPSARIAEYKVCGSDECATDKILAAFDDAIADGVDIITISIGNSIVVPFDQDPIAIGAFHALEKGILTSQSAGNDGPYMGTISSVAPWILTVAASSTDRHIIDKVVLGNGRTLVGNSVNAFDLNGTSFPLIEGCLDPKLVKGKIVVCRWPIGIIEARRVGAIGAVTNSTISDVSLIVPLPAACFRSKDFDVVKSYVNSTVKPRAKLLKSEVIKDLAAPTVASFSSRGPNRILFEIIKPDITAPGVDILAAYSPVAPLTESFEDRRHVKYSFLSGTSMSCPHAAGVAAYIKTFHPNWSPAAIKSSIMTTAGPANGTDDSYTPAVFSYGSGHINPLKALNPGLVYETSKDDYIKLLCSILDESKVRLISGDKRPCPAKNDKILAKDLNYPSMAVNILAETSFSIQFQRTVKNVGHANSIYKAKTISKPGINIKVVPQVLSFKSLNEKKTFNVTVFGRSIPLLTRVSASLVWTDGTHSVRSPILVSATNYSS, encoded by the exons ATGGCAAGCGTTTCAGAGACATCCACTCAA AACTTTCATATTGTGTACTTAGGATCACTTCCTAAGGATGACGTGTTCTCGCCATTGTCTCATCACATTGGTATTCTCGAAAGGGTTACCGAGAGTAGCTCTGCTTCGAATCTCTTAGTAAGAAGCTACAAAAGAAGCTTCAACGGATTCGCTGCAAAGCTCACTGACCGAGAAAGAGAAAGGCTTGCTAAGATGAAGGAAGTTGTCTCTGTGTTTCCGAGCACAACTTACAAACTCCAAACCACAAGATCTTGGGAGTTTTTGGGTTTCAATGAGAAACTCAAGCGTAATCCTACTGTCGAGAGCAATGTTATTGTTGGTGTCATCGATACTGGGATATGGCCTGAATCGGAAAGTTTTAGCGATGAAGGTTTTGGTCCAGCTCCAAAGAAGTGGAAAGGAGTTTGCAAGGGAGGCAAAAATTTCACTTGCAACAACAAAATCATTGGAGCTCGGTTTTACGTTGGTTCCTCAGCTAGAGATGAGATTGGTCATGGAACTCATACTGCCTCAACCGTAGCAGGAACTCCCGTAAAGGGTGTGAGCTTTTATGGACTGGCGCACGGAACTGCAACAGGAGGCGTTCCCTCTGCGAGAATTGCTGAATATAAAGTTTGCGGTTCTGACGAGTGCGCTACAGACAAGATATTGGCTGCTTTTGATGATGCAATTGCTGATGGAGTTGACATCATCACAATTTCAATTGGAAACTCAATTGTAGTCCCTTTCGATCAGGATCCTATAGCAATCGGTGCTTTTCATGCACTGGAGAAAGGGATACTAACCTCTCAGTCTGCAGGGAACGACGGCCCTTATATGGGTACTATATCAAGTGTAGCACCATGGATTCTTACTGTTGCAGCAAGTAGCACAGACCGTCACATCATTGACAAGGTTGTTCTTGGAAACGGAAGGACACTTGTCGGGAATTCTGTGAACGcttttgatttaaatggaacaaGTTTTCCCTTGATAGAAG GTTGCCTAGACCCTAAGTTAGTTAAGGGAAAGATTGTGGTATGTCGTTGGCCTATAGGCATTATCGAGGCTCGTCGAGTTGGAGCAATAGGTGCAGTAACTAACAGTACCATATCCGATGTTTCTCTCATTGTCCCACTACCTGCAGCATGTTTTAGAAGCAAAGATTTTGACGTTGTCAAGTCCTACGTCAACTCCACAGTCAAACCTCGAGCGAAACTACTAAAAAGTGAAGTCATAAAAGATCTTGCCGCACCTACAGTCGCTTCCTTCTCTTCACGGGGGCCCAATCGTATTTTATTTGAAATTATCAAGCCGGACATAACTGCCCCGGGGGTTGATATTTTGGCTGCATATTCACCTGTTGCTCCTCTCACAGAGAGCTTTGAAGACCGGAGGCACGTGAAATACAGTTTCCTATCTGGAACTTCCATGTCTTGCCCGCATGCTGCTGGTGTCGCTGCGTATATCAAAACATTCCACCCCAACTGGTCTCCAGCTGCCATCAAATCATCTATCATGACTACGGCTGGGCCTGCGAATGGCACTGACGATTCCTACACGCCCGCTGTATTTTCCTATGGTTCTGGGCATATCAATCCTCTAAAAGCTTTAAATCCGGGCCTTGTGTATGAAACTTCTAAGGATGATTACATTAAGTTGCTCTGCTCGATCTTGGACGAGTCCAAAGTTCGACTTATTTCTGGAGACAAACGCCCTTGCCCTGCAAAGAATGACAAAATATTGGCCAAAGATCTCAACTACCCTTCAATGGCTGTTAACATTCTTGCAGAGACTTCGTTTTCGATTCAGTTTCAAAGAACAGTTAAAAATGTTGGCCATGCAAACTCCATTTACAAGGCAAAGACCATCTCAAAACCAGGAATTAACATCAAGGTGGTGCCTCAAGTTCTTTCCTTTAAGTCTTTGAATGAGAAAAAGACCTTCAATGTGACAGTTTTCGGAAGAAGTATACCTTTACTTACGCGTGTATCTGCGTCGTTGGTGTGGACGGATGGTACTCACAGTGTTCGAAGTCCAATTCTTGTAAGCGCCACCAACTACAGCTCTTGA
- the LOC126603401 gene encoding subtilisin-like protease SBT4.6 codes for MAKHGDLLVSYALSIIFILLVSLPCEAVNHGDRKTYIVYLGSLPKDDVFSPLSHHIGILERVAESSSASNLLVRSYKRSFNGFAAKLTDRERERLAKMKEVVSVFPSTSYKLQTTRSWEFLGFNEKLKRNPTVESNVIVGVIDTGIWPESESFSDEGFGPAPRKWEGVCEGGKNFTCNNKIIGARFYVGSSARDDVGHGTHTASTAAGNPVRGVSFYGLAHGTATGGVPSARIATYKVCGSKVCATDKILAAFDDAIADGVDIITISIGSTSAAPFDRDAIAIGAFHALEKGILTSQSAGNGGPYEGSVSSVAPWILTVAASSIDRRIIDKVVHGNGRTLVGNSVNAFELNGTSFPLIEGKDASSECGDCDAGCLDPNLVKGKIVVCRWAFDSIEVRRVGAIGALSESIILDDSGIVPLPAASFSSKDFDLVKSYVNSTGKPRAKLLKSEVIKDLAAPTVASFSSRGPNFILPAIIKPDIIAPGVDILAAYSPVAPLTESVEDRRHVKYSFLSGTSMSCPHAAGVAAYIKTFHPNWSPAAIKSSIMTTAGPVNSTDGSYWPGVFSYGSRHINHLKALNPGLVYETSKDDYIKLLCSILDESKVRLISGDKRPCPARTGKKSAKDLNYPSLAGKVVTQSSFSIQFQRTVKNVGHANSTYKAKTISKPGVNIKVVPQVVPQVLSFKSLNEKKTFNVTVSGRDIPSRTYVSASLVWTDGTQCVRSPILLRVVLA; via the coding sequence ATGGCAAAGCACGGAGATCTCCTGGTTTCTTATGCTTTGTCCATTATTTTCATACTCCTCGTTAGCTTACCGTGTGAAGCCGTCAATCATGGAGATAGAAAGACATATATCGTATACTTAGGATCACTTCCTAAGGATGATGTGTTTTCGCCATTGTCTCATCACATTGGTATTCTCGAAAGGGTTGCCGAGAGTAGCTCTGCTTCGAACCTCTTGGTGAGAAGCTACAAAAGAAGCTTCAACGGATTCGCTGCAAAGCTCACTGACCGAGAAAGAGAAAGGCTTGCTAAGATGAAGGAAGTTGTCTCTGTGTTTCCGAGCACATCTTACAAACTCCAAACAACAAGATCTTGGGAGTTCTTGGGTTTCAATGAGAAGCTCAAACGAAATCCTACTGTTGAGAGCAATGTTATTGTTGGTGTCATCGATACTGGGATATGGCCTGAATCGGAAAGTTTTAGCGATGAAGGTTTTGGTCCAGCTCCAAGGAAGTGGGAAGGAGTTTGCGAAGGAGGCAAAAATTTCACTTGCAACAACAAGATCATTGGAGCTCGGTTTTACGTTGGTTCCTCAGCTAGAGATGATGTTGGTCATGGAACTCATACTGCCTCAACCGCAGCAGGAAATCCCGTAAGGGGTGTGAGCTTTTATGGACTGGCGCACGGGACTGCAACAGGAGGCGTTCCCTCCGCGAGAATTGCTACATATAAAGTTTGCGGTTCTAAGGTGTGCGCTACAGACAAGATATTGGCTGCTTTTGATGATGCTATTGCTGATGGAGTTGACATCATCACAATTTCAATTGGAAGCACAAGTGCAGCCCCTTTCGATCGGGATGCAATAGCAATCGGTGCTTTCCATGCACTGGAGAAAGGGATACTAACCTCGCAGTCTGCAGGCAATGGCGGCCCTTATGAGGGTTCTGTATCAAGTGTAGCACCATGGATTCTTACGGTTGCAGCAAGTAGCATAGATCGTCGCATCATTGACAAGGTGGTTCATGGAAACGGAAGGACGCTTGTCGGGAATTCTGTGAACGCTTTTGAATTAAATGGAACGAGTTTTCCGTTGATAGAAGGCAAAGATGCGTCAAGTGAATGTGGAGATTGTGATGCAGGTTGCCTAGATCCTAATTTAGTTAAGGGAAAGATTGTGGTATGTCGTTGGGCTTTTGATAGTATCGAGGTTCGTCGAGTCGGCGCAATAGGTGCACTAAGTGAGAGTATCATCCTTGATGATTCTGGCATTGTCCCACTACCTGCAGCAAGTTTTAGCAGCAAAGATTTTGACCTTGTCAAGTCCTACGTCAACTCCACAGGCAAACCTCGAGCGAAACTACTAAAAAGTGAAGTAATAAAAGATCTTGCTGCACCTACTGTTGCTTCCTTCTCTTCGCGGGGGCCTAATTTTATTTTACCTGCAATTATCAAGCCGGACATAATTGCCCCGGGGGTTGATATTTTGGCTGCATATTCACCTGTTGCTCCTCTCACAGAGAGTGTTGAAGACCGGAGGCATGTGAAATACAGTTTCCTATCTGGAACCTCCATGTCTTGCCCGCATGCTGCTGGTGTCGCTGCGTATATCAAGACATTCCACCCCAACTGGTCTCCAGCTGCCATTAAATCATCTATCATGACTACGGCTGGGCCTGTAAATAGCACCGACGGTTCCTACTGGCCTGGTGTATTTTCATATGGTTCTAGGCATATCAATCATCTAAAAGCTTTAAATCCCGGCCTTGTGTACGAAACTTCTAAGGATGATTACATTAAGTTGCTCTGTTCGATCTTGGATGAGTCCAAAGTTAGACTTATTTCCGGAGACAAACGCCCTTGCCCTGCAAGGACTGGCAAAAAATCGGCCAAGGATCTCAACTACCCTTCACTGGCTGGTAAAGTTGTAACACAGTCTTCGTTTTCGATTCAGTTTCAAAGAACAGTTAAAAATGTTGGCCATGCAAACTCCACTTACAAGGCAAAGACCATCTCGAAGCCGGGAGTTAACATCAAGGTGGTGCCTCAAGTTGTGCCTcaagttctttccttcaagtcTTTGAATGAGAAAAAGACCTTCAATGTGACAGTTTCCGGAAGAGATATACCATCGCGTACGTATGTATCTGCGTCGTTGGTGTGGACGGATGGTACTCAATGCGTTCGAAGTCCAATTCTTCTAAGAGTCGTCCTTGCTTGA
- the LOC126588203 gene encoding uncharacterized protein At5g39865-like: protein MADLQNKVELAGKPKPTYFFNRSLSMYPTPMDAPQKPRFQATIDHQTDSFKKFYNSIETVRSASSSFKGKVKKLCSFFETEKPVSRNPDESKSLTVKLRPSKSMALSKSMAPDFRILSIRLPGTDDRIVVYLTSLRGVRRTYEDCYAVRMIFRGFGVWVDERDISMDSAYRKELQSVLGEKNVSLPQVFIRGKYVGGAEVIKQLFETGELAKILQGIPTRKPGYVCEGCGDARFAPCVNCSGSRKVFDEDEGMLKRCSECNENGLIRCPDCSC, encoded by the coding sequence ATGGCGGATCTCCAAAACAAGGTCGAATTGGCGGGTAAGCCCAAACCCAcctacttcttcaatcgatcgcTTAGCATGTACCCAACCCCCATGGATGCCCCTCAAAAGCCCCGTTTCCAGGCCACCATCGATCACCAGACCGATTCCTTCAAGAAATTCTACAATTCCATCGAGACGGTGCGGTCCGCCAGCAGCTCCTTCAAAGGGAAGGTCAAAAAGCTCTGCAGTTTTTTCGAAACGGAGAAACCCGTGTCACGAAACCCCGACGAGTCTAAATCCCTGACGGTCAAGCTACGACCGTCGAAATCAATGGCCTTGTCGAAATCCATGGCGCCCGATTTTCGGATCCTGTCAATACGGTTGCCAGGCACCGATGATCGGATAGTGGTGTATTTGACGAGTTTGAGAGGAGTTCGGAGGACATACGAGGATTGTTATGCTGTGAGGATGATATTCAGAGGGTTTGGGGTTTGGGTTGATGAGAGAGACATATCAATGGATTCGGCGTATCGAAAAGAGTTGCAGAGCGTTCTGGGTGAGAAGAATGTGAGTTTGCCACAAGTATTTATAAGGGGAAAGTATGTGGGAGGTGCTGAGGTAATCAAACAGCTGTTTGAAACCGGTGAATTGGCGAAAATACTTCAAGGGATTCCCACTCGGAAACCCGGGTATGTGTGCGAAGGTTGTGGGGATGCGCGGTTCGCGCCTTGTGTGAATTGCAGTGGGAGTAGGAAGGTGTTTGATGAAGATGAAGGAATGCTCAAGAGGTGCTCCGAATGCAATGAAAACGGTTTGATTCGGTGTCCTGATTGCAGTTGCTGA
- the LOC126603416 gene encoding uncharacterized protein LOC126603416: MEQFRRLTRELCETKKIAGEALKKAEAKNVVEGATDTKRQRAEEEDKRGSSSSAPYSNRVEVTKNQGEEDHRGKGSKKVKDVDLREQIEKIVKGYKPQTLAKLALEAARGIRKSPFIEDILKAKKPAKFTQPKFRLFEGATDPVEHIYHFQQQMALEGDDEALMCKLFPSSLSGSLLTWFRQLKPRSIRSFTELCEAFISQYVCNRRPRKDITILFNTKQNVGESLKSYMTRFTEEMSTLAECDSHIASLAFREGALPGTKMRRSLIETPPLDMREVMARADGIIRLEEEEFIQSKQATATIVTSPVGTTTKDLSGY, translated from the coding sequence ATGGAACAATTTAGAAGGCTAACAAGGGAATTGTGTGAAACAAAAAAGATAGCAGGTGAGGCGTTGAAGAAGGCTGAAGCGAAAAACGTAGTAGAAGGTGCAACCGACACCaagagacaacgtgcagaagaggAAGATAAGAGGGGCAGCTCTAGTAGCGCGCCGTACAGTAACCGTGTTGAAGTGACGAAAAATCAGGGCGAAGAGGATCACAGGGGAAAAGGATCGAAAAAGGTAAAGGATGTTGATTTGCGAGAACAAATTGAGAAGATTGTGAAGGGATACAAGCCCCAGACCCTGGCAAAACTTGCCTTGGAAGCAGCCAGAGGGATTCGCAAATCGCCGTTCATAGAGGACATCCTGAAAGCTAAAAAACCTGCCAAGTTCACCCAACCAAAGTTTAGGCTATTCGAAGGCGCAACTGATCCCGTCGAACACATTTACCACTTTCAACAACAAATGGCGCTTGAAGGAGACGATGAGGCACTAATGTGCAAGTTGTTCCCCTCAAGTCTTTCGGGGTCATTGTTAACTTGGTTCAGGCAACTGAAACCAAGGTCTATCAGAAGTTTCACAGAGCTTTGCGAAGCATTCATATCCCAATATGTCTGCAATCGGAGGCCAAGAAAAGATATTACGATCTTGTTCAACACCAAACAAAATGTTGGTGAGAGCCTCAAAAGCTACATGACTAGGTTCACCGAAGAGATGTCCACCCTAGCAGAATGTGATTCCCACATTGCGTCTTTGGCATTCCGAGAAGGGGCGTTGCCTGGAACAAAGATGCGTAGGTCATTGATCGAAACGCCACCACTGGACATGAGGGAGGTGATGGCCCGAGCTGATGGAATCATTAGATTAGAAGAAGAGGAATTTATCCAATCAAAGCAGGCCACCGCGACTATTGTTACATCTCCAGTGGGCACTACCACGAAAGATTTGAGTGGGTATTGA